Within Flavobacteriales bacterium, the genomic segment GTCTTATCCACCGCGATCAATCCACCATTTCCTCCCAGCTCTGGGATGACCTTTTGGATCACTTCAGAAGCGGCAGTCGCGAGATCATCTCCCCCATGGGCCATACGCGCATGTACATCATGTGCTACGGCAGCTCGAATGAAGTACTCCCCCCATCCCGTGCAACTGACTGCACACGTAGTGTTATCAGCATAGGTCCCCGCTCCTATCATCGGACTATCACCGATACGTCCATAGCGTTTCATACTCATCCCTCCGGTAGAGGTTCCTGCTGCAAGGTTTCCTTCGCGGTCCAGAACCACACAGCCCACCGTGCCGAATTTGCTCCAAGCTTTCTCTTCTAGGAATTGAGATACTTCCTCCGATTTCTTCCGCAGATAATAGTCCTTGCGCCTCTTGGTCTCGAAGTATCCAGGGTCCACCTCTTCTAATCGATGGTGCATCGCAAATTCCTCTGCCCCATCTCTAGATAGGAATACATGTTTCGAACTATCCATGACCAGTCGGGCTGCTAGGATCGGATTCTTGATCGTACGCAGACCGGTCACCGCTCCACAATTACGGGTGAGACCGTCCATGATGGAGGCATCCAATTCTGCATGACCATCTGCCGTGAGTACAGCTCCCTTGCCTGCGTTGAACAAAGAGTCATCTTCCATTCGCATGAGAACGACTTGCACTACATCCAAAGCCGATGCGCCTTCTTGTAGCAGCCTCTCGCCAGTGCGCAAGGCATTGTCCAAACTTCTGAGATACAGTTCTACCTCCTCATCCGCGAACCGGGAACGCTCCATCACCCCACTCCCACCATGGATGGCTATGGCCCATTCCTTCTGTTCATTTAACTCTCCCGTTTGGCTTTCAGGATCAGATGGGCTGCAGGCAATGCAAAGACTGAGAATGAATAGGTGTATGTATGTGTCGATTCTCATAGCGTGGATTCTCCATTGAGGTCGGTGGTGAGATACATGGACATGACGTCAAATAAAGGACGCATGCCTTTGAAGGTGCGATGGGCTTCTTGAATGAAATCGGGTGCCAAGACTTCTTTATCTGAGAATTCCCGCACGACAAGGAATTGCTTGTAGCGAAGCAGGTCGATCTGCGGGTGCTCCTTGCTGAAGCCCTTGGGAGCGGTCTTCAATTGTTCTCCTTTGAGTTCTCCAAAAAGCTTTTTGAAGGAACTGCTCTTCAGCACTTTTCGTAAGGGCTCATCATCCATCTCTATCTGCTGACGGATCAAAAGCAGATCCTCCTTATTCGGCCCCCAGAATCCTCCTCCGATGAGGGATCGGCCTCCCGGCTCCAAGCGATAGTAATAGCCTCCTCGCAGCGCAGAGGTCGCCCTACGGAAATATCCACTGAACCAGCGATTATACGGTGTCTTGTCTTTGGAGAAGCGCACATCCCGATGGATGCGGTACATACTCTTCTTTCCCGATACCGTCTCGATGAGATCATGCCTGTTCAATCGATGGATCATCTCATCGGCAAACAAGGCTACGTTCTCCCTTGCCTGCTCATATTCTTCTCGGTGTGCTTTGAACCAATCCCGGTCGTTGTTCTTGGCGAGCTTCCGGAGATATTTGAAGCTCTGTTCATCAATTCTTGCATTCATCTTCTACGGTGAATTTACTATTGTCAGACCAGATAGGATCAGGCACGGTTATAGTAGACCATGCAC encodes:
- a CDS encoding DUF2461 domain-containing protein — encoded protein: MNARIDEQSFKYLRKLAKNNDRDWFKAHREEYEQARENVALFADEMIHRLNRHDLIETVSGKKSMYRIHRDVRFSKDKTPYNRWFSGYFRRATSALRGGYYYRLEPGGRSLIGGGFWGPNKEDLLLIRQQIEMDDEPLRKVLKSSSFKKLFGELKGEQLKTAPKGFSKEHPQIDLLRYKQFLVVREFSDKEVLAPDFIQEAHRTFKGMRPLFDVMSMYLTTDLNGESTL
- a CDS encoding isoaspartyl peptidase/L-asparaginase — its product is MRIDTYIHLFILSLCIACSPSDPESQTGELNEQKEWAIAIHGGSGVMERSRFADEEVELYLRSLDNALRTGERLLQEGASALDVVQVVLMRMEDDSLFNAGKGAVLTADGHAELDASIMDGLTRNCGAVTGLRTIKNPILAARLVMDSSKHVFLSRDGAEEFAMHHRLEEVDPGYFETKRRKDYYLRKKSEEVSQFLEEKAWSKFGTVGCVVLDREGNLAAGTSTGGMSMKRYGRIGDSPMIGAGTYADNTTCAVSCTGWGEYFIRAAVAHDVHARMAHGGDDLATAASEVIQKVIPELGGNGGLIAVDKT